A stretch of DNA from Opitutales bacterium:
TCTCGCCTTTGTCTAAACGTAGCAGGCAGTGAGAAATTGGGCTCCTTCACTGCTGTCCTATTACGAAACAATAAGAGATTCCCTGTGATTGCTCCAACCAATCGGGCTGCCGGGAATACAATAAAAAATCCCCCGACAAAAATTGCCACCGCTAGACTTAGATAGGCCAGCCTGACATCACGAACAAGCTCAGTAAATTGGTCAAATTTTACGTAAGCAACTCCGGCAAAAAGATAGCAAAACAGAGCGACCGACAACGGAAGCACGTTCGAAGGGGAATTAACTCGGGGCATGAACTAGGGCTGTCCTATAACATTCCCTATTCACAGAAATTTACAAGTCCATAAAAGCACAAGACCTTTGAAGAAATTTGTCTCTATCCCGTTCCAATACAATAGGTTTCAAAACCTATATCCCGTAATTTACTGTGATTCAAAATACCTCGGCCATCGAAGATAAAGGCCGGTTTTTGCACACGTTCATAAATTCTTTTATAGTCCAATTCCGCAAATTCATCCCATTCAGTGAGAACGAGTACCGCGTGGGCTCCGTCTATGGCTTGATAAGGATCAGAAACCATTTCCAAAAATTCGTTGCAGCTCTTTTCCTTCTGAGAAGGAGACTGACCAAGATCTCGAAACATCGTCTCTGCAGAGACTTGAGGATCGTAGACAGAAAGCTTAGCTCGTTCCTCTAAAAGGTCGCGGCACACATAGATTGCAGCAGACTCACGCGTATCATTCGTGTCTTTTTTGAAAGCAAACCCCAGAATCGCGATCTTTTTGTGGGAAACCGTGTTGAAGAGAGAAGCGATCACACGACGAGAAAATCGACGCTTTTGATAGTCATTCATTGTAACGACAGCTTCCCAATATTCAGCTACTTCAGGCAGACCGAAATGCTCGCATAGATAAACCAAGTTAAGGATGTCTTTCTGGAAACAACTCCCACCAAACCCCACAGAAGATCGCAAGAATTTCGGACCAATCCGTGAGTCCGTGCCGATGGCCTTAGCCACTTCATCGACATCCGCTCCTGTGTTCTCACACAGTGCCGAAATCGAATTTATCGATGATATACGCTGCGCTAAGAAAGCATTCGCCGTAAGTTTTGAAAGCTCTGATGACCAAACATTCGTCGTCAGGATTTTATCCTTCGGTACCCAGTTTTCATAGATGCTCGCCAATTTCTCAATCGCAGCCCGTCCAGATTCTGTTTCGTCACCACCGATCAGCACACGATCCGGCTCATATAGGTCCTCAATCGCTGTGCCCTCAGCGAGAAATTCTGGATTCGAGAGCACCTCAAAATGGATACCTTTATCGTTAGACTCCAGAATGCGCTTAATCGATTGCGCTGTACGGACGGGTAATGTCGACTTTTCTACGACAATCTTAGGCCCATTGGAATCCTTAGCAATTTGACGTGCCACAGACTCTACAAAACGCAAATCTGCCGCTCTTCCGGCGCCAATTCCAAAAGTCTTTGTCGGCGTATTGACGCTGATAAAGATAATATCTGCCTCCCGTATACCCTCAGTCACATCGGTCGAGAAAAACAAATTTTTACCCAGGCGAGCCTGAACTATTTTACTAAGACCTGGCTCATAAACCGGAAGCTCGTCTGACTGCCAGGCAGCAATCCGTTCAGCATTAATGTCTACCACCGTCACCGTGACGTCCGCACATTTTTCGGCAATCACTGCCATGGTCGGACCCCCGACATAGCCTGCACCAATACAGCAAATCTTCTTCATAAAAACGGGACTGTGTTTCCTCAGTTCCCATCCTGTCAATCCAAGTTTAGGACACTGCAAAAGCCACCTATCAGTATTATTTAACCCAGAAAGCTTTTCATCATCCAAATCGCTTTTTCATGTATCTGAATACGACCGACCATGAGGTCCTCAGTTTCGTTATCTTGCGCGGCTGAAGCGAGATCACGTGCGACTTGGAGGCTCTTAACCAGGGTTTGATGCGCGCTAGTCAGATGCTTTACCATGTCTTCAGCAGAGGCATCTTCAGCGATTTCACTGATAGAAGACATAGAAGCCAAATTAGAAAGTCCTCCCGGTGCCAACGCACCGAGAGCCCGAATGCGCTCAGCCACTTCATCTACCGCGGTAAATAGCTCGGTGTATTGCCCCTCAAATGCAGTATGCAGCGAGAAAAATGACGCCCCGCGCACGTTCCAATGACAGATGTGGGTCTGTCCAATAAGCGCGTATGAATCTGCCACTACCTGACGCAGAGCTTTCACAACCGATTCTTTATTATCCATAGCGCCCTCAAGGTGATTCAGAAACATAGTGCACGCAACTGATTAACTCGTGAAACAATCACCTTTTGGGAACCTGAGAACCAAATTTCAGAATGCCAGCACTAGAGCGACTTATAAAAGCAGAAATCATAATCACTCGAGTGAAGCCTGCTGCTCATGGCATTCGATCCAGATAAAGATCTTTCCGACCCCGAGGAGGCGGTAGAAGAAAGCGACGAGAACGCGCTTTCTCCCGAGGATATTGAAAATATTCTAGAAGCGTCGGGAGAGGATATTGAGACAAAGGAACCTGAGCGCGACCCCGAGGCCGCGACTGCAGATCAGCTGGACGTCCTTCAAGGAATGATGGGGAACTTCGACACACCTCCATCAGAGTCGAACGGGGCAACCGAAGGCCCGGGGGAAGACGAAAATTCAGAAGCTCAGGAAAGTTCCTTGGAAGAAAGCCCTA
This window harbors:
- a CDS encoding UDP-glucose 6-dehydrogenase, which encodes MKKICCIGAGYVGGPTMAVIAEKCADVTVTVVDINAERIAAWQSDELPVYEPGLSKIVQARLGKNLFFSTDVTEGIREADIIFISVNTPTKTFGIGAGRAADLRFVESVARQIAKDSNGPKIVVEKSTLPVRTAQSIKRILESNDKGIHFEVLSNPEFLAEGTAIEDLYEPDRVLIGGDETESGRAAIEKLASIYENWVPKDKILTTNVWSSELSKLTANAFLAQRISSINSISALCENTGADVDEVAKAIGTDSRIGPKFLRSSVGFGGSCFQKDILNLVYLCEHFGLPEVAEYWEAVVTMNDYQKRRFSRRVIASLFNTVSHKKIAILGFAFKKDTNDTRESAAIYVCRDLLEERAKLSVYDPQVSAETMFRDLGQSPSQKEKSCNEFLEMVSDPYQAIDGAHAVLVLTEWDEFAELDYKRIYERVQKPAFIFDGRGILNHSKLRDIGFETYCIGTG
- a CDS encoding DNA starvation/stationary phase protection protein; the encoded protein is MDNKESVVKALRQVVADSYALIGQTHICHWNVRGASFFSLHTAFEGQYTELFTAVDEVAERIRALGALAPGGLSNLASMSSISEIAEDASAEDMVKHLTSAHQTLVKSLQVARDLASAAQDNETEDLMVGRIQIHEKAIWMMKSFLG